The following are encoded together in the Triticum dicoccoides isolate Atlit2015 ecotype Zavitan chromosome 6B, WEW_v2.0, whole genome shotgun sequence genome:
- the LOC119325788 gene encoding chaperone protein DnaJ-like, with protein MLWEWEDGDEAARTGEEVPVDFDFFSFFEPKDYYKILEVDYDASEETIRSSYIRLALKWHPDKKQGEEKATSRFQDINEAYQVLSNPVKRQEYDKKGVLYVQDQNAADYLNRHKGLILTCNGLGVRYSVW; from the exons ATGTTGTGGGAGTGGGAGGACGGCGACGAGGCGGCGCGGACGGGCGAGGAGGTCCCCGTCGATTTCgacttcttctccttcttcgaGCCCAAG GATTACTACAAGATACTGGAAGTCGATTATGATGCGTCGGAGGAGACAATCAGGTCGAGCTACATCCGTCTGGCGCTG AAATGGCACCCTGACAAGAAACAAGGTGAAGAAAAGGCAACATCCAGATTTCAGGACATTAATGAGGCCTACCAAG TTCTTAGCAATCCAGTAAAACGGCAGGAGTATGACAAGAAAGGTGTTTTATACGTTCAGGATCAGAATGCAGCG GATTACCTGAACCGACACAAGGGTTTAATACTTACATGCAATGGCCTTGGTGTAAGGTACTCGGTGTGGTGA